One window of Nymphaea colorata isolate Beijing-Zhang1983 chromosome 11, ASM883128v2, whole genome shotgun sequence genomic DNA carries:
- the LOC116264499 gene encoding syntaxin-22-like gives MSFEDLESGRPLPARGKQDPSQAVAAGIFQINTAVSTFQRLVNTLGTPKDTPELREKLHKTRQHIGQLVKETSAKFKAASGTNHHAEPNRKIADAKLAKDFEAILKEFQRSQRLAAERRTAYTPCSPQSVLSSREEFVLLDNEAMLTTEKEGIEEIRQQLGEVNEIYEDLGVVIHDQGVTTGNICSPNEGYHASSKQVKRLKTQLAKAAKDRKPNSSLACLLLVIFCIVLLIVIILLTA, from the exons ATGAGCTTCGAGGATCTCGAGTCCGGTCGGCCGCTTCCGGCGCGGGGGAAGCAGGATCCTTCCCAGGCTGTCGCCGCCGGAATCTTCCAGATCAACACAGCGGTCTCCACGTTCCAGCGGCTGGTCAACACCCTTGGCACCCCAAAGGACACCCCTGAGCTCCGCGAGAAGCT GCACAAAACTCGGCAGCACATTGGACAATTGGTTAAAGAAACTTCCGCAAAATTTAAAGCTGCCAGTGGAACGAATCATCATGCTGAG CCTAATAGAAAGATTGCTGATGCAAAGCTTgcaaaagattttgaagcaattttGAAGGAATTTCAAAGATCTCAAAGGCTTGCAGCTGAGAGAAGAACTGCTTATACTCCTTGCAGTCCCCAAAGTGTCTTGTCATCAAG AGAAGAGTTTGTGTTGCTTGATAATGAGGCTATGTTAACAACTGAGAAAGAGGGGATTGAGGAGATCCGACAACAACTTGGTGAAGTGAATGAAATCTATGAAGACTTGGGAGTGGTTATTCATGACCAAGGAGTTACGACTG GCAACATTTGTAGTCCCAACGAAGGCTATCATGCATCCTCTAAGCAagtcaaaagactcaaaactCAATTAGCGAAAGCAGCAAAAGATAGAAAACCAAATTCATCTCTG GCATGCTTGCTACTAGTGATATTTTGCATTGTCCTTCTCATTGTGATCATACTGCTAACGGCATAG
- the LOC116265034 gene encoding uncharacterized protein LOC116265034, translating to MVDTVEATENGVAAPVRIGTTGTIGSLMIRELESMKVAQKTADRPRKSTPTTPVSVLCGSTPKKAPAKKTLPTEPGTSSSSSSGGCNGVAAKSSRASQKTTRNNQLKTEHQIPMLDSENGIIDKQCCRKMTDKKTSTSGSGSYIVEVVDVKCGGTDKIWSGPITSLKKLGFSKLSDTS from the coding sequence ATGGTTGATACAGTTGAGGCTACTGAGAATGGTGTTGCTGCTCCTGTCAGAATAGGGACAACAGGAACCATTGGTTCTTTGATGATCAGAGAATTAGAATCCATGAAAGTCGCACAGAAGACAGCTGATCGTCCAAGGAAAAGCACACCGACTACTCCCGTCTCAGTTCTTTGTGGTAGCACTCCCAAGAAAGCGCCAGCAAAGAAAACACTGCCAACAGAACCTGGAACcagcagcagcagtagcagTGGAGGTTGCAACGGCGTAGCCGCCAAAAGCTCCCGAGCCTCTCAGAAAACCACAAGAAATAACCAGCTTAAAACAGAACATCAGATACCTATGCTGGATTCTGAAAATGGGATCATTGATAAGCAGTGTTGCAGGAAAATGACTGACAAGAAGACCTCAACTTCTGGTTCAGGAAGTTATATTGTGGAAGTGGTGGATGTTAAATGCGGCGGGACAGATAAGATTTGGTCAGGCCCGATTACAAGTCTTAAGAAGCTTGGGTTCTCCAAGCTCTCTGATACTTCCTAG